In Lolium perenne isolate Kyuss_39 chromosome 5, Kyuss_2.0, whole genome shotgun sequence, the sequence CGTTGTGTGCAAAGTTGCAACGACCCAGCATCAACACTCAGAAGTCAGAATATCAATTAAGCAGTTATGTGGGCTAGATCGGGAGAAGTGAGCCCCATCAACATGGACAGTGGATTAAACTGGAACTTGGTCTGACCCCGATCTGGCATTCATCAAGAATCTAAAACATTTTAAgcaaaggaagaacaaaagacccATGAACAAATGATGAATGGTAAAACAAGAAAAGAACATAAAAGACACAAGACTAGAGCCAGCAAATAAAAGAGAGCCCTAGCTTAGTTTGGTCAAGGAGGTAAAAATAGCATATATTCCGCCAAGTATGCAGGATTGGGAAAGTTCCTTGAGGTAAATACCTTTTGGCCACAACTTCTCTTTATCATGATATAAGACTGTATAAACTATACCGAACATTACCAAAAAGAGAGCGTAGAAGAGATGGAAAGAAGGAAATCAATACATTTGCCTTATACTTCAACAGTACTTCCATCATTTCCACATTTCCACACTGAGCAGCAATATGTAGTGGTGTTCCTTCTGAGCTCATAGAGTCAACATTGGCCCCTCTGGATAACAATATATCTGCTATTCCAAAGAGATCTGGAAAAAATAGATCTGGAAAAAATACATGAAAATACTCACTGTGTCGCATTAACATGAAGGATACAATAGATAAAAAATAGATTTCATAGTATTTTCGAAAAAATTGTATCTGGGCAGAGACACTGCAACCAGTTTTGGATTAAATATGACAGATGAGGTTTGGCAGGATAATCCTAATTAAAGATAGAAATACAAAAGTTGGAAACAAATATATAGGCAGAGAGAACCTTTCTTTGTTGCAAGAACATGGAGCAAGGTAAACCCTTCCCTGTTTTCTATGTTTGGATTAGCACCACGATCAAGTAGAAGCTCCACAATTCTTTTAGGCGCAATACCGTATATTGCACATATCAGAGGTGATAAACCTAGCAAGAGCACAAGATATGATAAAAACTTTGTCAAAATGACCACCCATTCTTTCTTCCGACCGAAAGTGGGATACGTAACCAAGAGCGACTGAACCTGCAAAATACATACTAGAAAGTGGCACAAGCAGGTACCACAAGTGAGTAATGCACAAAAATAAAACGAAGCCCAATGAACATTAATTACTCACACTTCCATCACTGGTCTCTACTTTCATGTACCTCGAATGTTCCTATTTTCAAGAAACCAACTATCCATTTTCAAGAAACCAACTATCCGCGGAACTTTTGTGACGTAAACACAAGTACCTCCCTGCTTAAACAAAAACAGTAAAAAACACAATAGACTTGTCAATGACGTCCCATCAGCATAGAAGGAACTAACGATCATATACCATGACCCCAATTAATAAGGCACACCTTCAGCATCGCTACTTTCTAGTATTTGCAATTAACTGAGTACAATTATTGGCAGCCTCGATCGGAAAACACACAGTGGCGTAACTCAAGTAGCACTAGCATAGCAGCATTTGCAGAACTTCGAAAGTAAGCAGGATTTCACCCCAAATCACGTGATACAATTTCGCACAGCTAAACTGGATCAACCAGCCCCGCCAATAATTCAATTCAACAAGGGACGGGTTACTTAATTACCATGCTCAGCGGCCGCGTTGACGTCGAGGCGGAGATCCTTGATGAGGAACTTGCACATCTTTTGCTTCCCGGCGAAGGCCGCCACATGGAGCGCCCCGAGGCGCCTGCTGCTCTGGGAGCCCTTGATCCCCTCCACCGCCTCCACGCTTCCCCCCTCCCTTTTCCTCTGCTTCGCCAGCCCTGCACGCACAAATCAGCAACCAGAAACAGATCCAGGAGCAGCGAAACCTACCCACGAGGCGTCGCGTGGACTTACTCTTAATCGTGGGGATGTCGCCCTCGAACGCCGCCACGATGATGGGCGCGGCCGGGTCGGTGCGCTTCGCGTCGACCTCGAACAAACAGTCGGGGAAGACCCGCGGCTTGAAGGACAGAAGGAGGGTCTCGTGGAGGAGGGGGAAGcaccgggcggcggaggaggaggaggaggaggcggccatGGCGATGGCTCCGGATggaacggaaggttctagaaggctcTGGGCGAAGGGAAGGGGAAAAGAGCGCGAAGCCAGGGATGGCTGGGCGGGCGGGGTGGACCTTGGCGTGTTGGGCTTCCGGAGCCGACTACCACATATATATAGGCTGGTTTCTGTCGCACAGAGAATCGGATGGGCTGGATGGGCCTATTTAGCATGCTTAGCCTGTTTTGTGTTTTTCGTCATTCTCTTGTAGGAGTATCTGGTTTattttcctcaaaaaaaaaaaggagtaTCTGGTTtatttattgatgaaagttaaactTTGTAAGGTTTGATCAAATATATATGTAAATATACTGAAATATACATAATATGAAATCAATATCATTTCAATGCAGATATTGATATTCTTTAATACTACTTAATTAGGCTTTAAGAAGTTTGATTTTGACTAAACCTAAAAATAATTTGGAATTAGTAGTACAAGATGGCATGCGTGTTAAACGAGTTGTAATCTAGCTGTAGTCTTCATGTACTATGTGTATGTATACACGTAATATGTTCGTGTCTATGTAATCTTTGTATGTTGCCTAATATAAATACAATACACGCCGGCCCTAGAGGGGTACGAGCGCTTCCATAATttgcatatggtatcagagcctgtctTCCTACAAACGCATCTACAATTGAGATGAGCTTcggtgcttcttcctcctcatccatgGCGCCTGTTGGAGGATCCCTTGGTAAATCGGTTTcagagaaactaaccggggaatccTGATTTGGAAGACTCAAGTGCTTCCGCCGATCAGAGGCGCACAGCTCATAGGCTACCTCGATGGAACGGTGCCTGAACCAGAGAAGGAGGTTGATGCGAAGGACAACGATGGTAAAGACGTGAAGATTCCCAATACGGAGTACGCAAGATGGATCGCCCAAGATCAAACCGTTCTTGGTTACCTCCTCAGGAATATGACGAGGGAGGTCCCTGTTCAAGTTGCTAGGCTATCAATCTCGGTAGAGGTCTAGATAGCCGTGACAGAGATGTTCTCATCGGTGTCCAAGGCTCACGTGGTCCAGCTCCGCACCTAATTGGCGCAAACACGCAGGGAGATGTTCTCCTCGGGTTCGGCTTATTTTGGTCGTATCAAGGCCCTCGCTGATGAGATGGCCAATGCTGGAAGGAAGCTTGATGATGAAGATATTATCTCCTACATCTTGGTTGGTTTTGATGATCAGTATGATGGTTTCGTGGCAGCGATCACAGCTCTAATCAAGGCTGAAAACATGTGTCTCAGTGACCTATACTCTCTATTCCTCTCATGTGAGTCCCGCCTGGAAGGACGCAACCCTAGCAACAGAAGCAACACAGCTTTGGATCAGATCACTCGGTCAATGCTACAGCGCGCGATGGTGGTAACCGTGGTGGCTTTGGGTATATGGGAGATCGCGGTGGTGGATGAGGAAACAACGGCTATGGCCGTGGTAATAGCAACCAGAATAATGGTGGCATCAACTTCAATCACCAAGGAAACAATGGTGGCGGAAATTTTAATCACCAAGGTGGTGGCAACTACCAGCAGCAACATCAAGGTGGGGAAGGACGCCAAGGTGGAAGCTCTGGCATTATTTGTCAGATTTGTGACAAAGAAGGGCACCCTGCGTTCCGTTGTTGGAAACGCTTCAACAAAGGCTTCCAAAGTTCAGGGAGGTCGGTTGGTGCAGCCATGAGCTCATATGTTGTCGACACAAATTGGTACAGCGATATGGGAGCAACAGATCATGTTACAGGAGAGTTGGACAAGCTCACCGTGAGAGATCGCTACAACAGCTCGGACCAAATTCACAATGCTAATGGTTCAGGTATGGATATTCATCACATTGGTCATTCGCTATATCATACCCCCAATCATGATTTTCGTCTCAATAATATCTTGCATGCCTCCCAAGCCACCAAAAGTCTCATCTCTACTCATCATCTTACAAAAGATAATCATGCTTTTTTGAATATTGGCCTAATCACTTCTTCATTAAGGATCAGGACACGAGGCAAATTCTTCTTCAAGGTAGATGTGTGGATGATCTTTATCCTCTACCTCCTCCAACCtcgacatcatcatcatcatcatccgggAGACAAGATTTTGGTGTCAAGTCGTCGTTGCATTGGCATCGGCGCTTAGGGCATCCTTCATCCATTGTAGTTCAGCAAATTCTCCGAGACAATCAAATTGAGTTTAGTGAGTCCAATAAAGAGTCAATTTGGGATTCCTGTAAAAAAGGCCAAGAGTCATCAATTATCTTATCCAAAGCTGTTAAGTGTATCTTCTTTTTcggatgtatggggtcctgctaCAGTTGGTCAAAATAAATATTATGTTAGTTTTATTGATAATTacagcaagttcacttggatataTTTCTGATGTTTTCCAGAAGTTTCTTGACTTTCAGCATCATGTCGAAAGACTATTTGACGAGAAAATTCTTGCTCTTCAAACTGATTGGGGAGATGCGGTGATCCagtataccactgcatgttgtagtatacaagtcgttgatatgatcttcatgaagggacttcttcataaatatcacatccctcggaGTGgtatgatgtctacttccccttccttttcctgtagacagtgttgggcctccaagagcagaggtttgtagaacagcagcaagttttcccttaagtggatcacccaaggtttatcgaactcagggaggaagaggtcaaagatatccctctcatgcaaccctgcaaccacaaagcaagaagtctcttgtgtccccaacacacctaataggtgcactagttcggcgaagagatagtgaaatacaggtggtataaatatatatgagcagtagcaacggtgccgtaaaaatagcttgctttggcgtgtagttgatggtggtagtattgcaagagtagtaacgcaaagaaacaagaaacaagcagcgatagcgatatttaggaacaaggcctagggattacactttcactagtggacactctcaacattgatcacataacagaatagataaatgcatactctacactcttgttggatgatgaacacattgcgtaggattacacgaaccctcaatgccggagttaacaagctccacaattagatgttcatatttaagtaaccttatagtgtaagatagatcaaaagactaaaccaagtactaacatagcatgcacactgtcaccttcatgcatatgtaggaggaatagatcacatcaatactatcatagcaataattaacttcataatctacaagagatcatgatcatagcataaaccaagtactaacacggatgcacacactgtcaccattacatcgtgcaggaggaatagaactactttaataacattgctagagtagcacatagataaattgtgatacaaaactcatatgaatctcaatcatataaagcagctcatgagattattgtattgaggtacatgagagagagatgaaccacatagctacagcggagccctcagcctcgggggtggattactccctcctcatcatggaggcagcaatggcggtgaagatggcggtgaagacggcggtggagatggctccgggggcaattccccgtcccggcagggtgccgaaacagagttctgtcccccgaattggagtttcgcgatggcggcggcgcccctggagtctttctggagtttcgtcaattggtatcagggttttcgatccaggggctttaaataggcgaagaggcggcgcgggagggtcgaaggggcgacgacaccatagggcggcgcgaccagggcctgggccgcgccggcctatggtctgggggcccagtgccccccctctggtccttcccgggtgttctggatgcttccggtgaaaataggaacttgggcgttgatttcgtccgattccgagaatatttcgttactaggatttctgaaaccaaaaacagcagaaaacaggaactggcacttcggcatcttgttaataggttagttccagaaaatgcacgaatatgacataaagtgtgcataaaacatgtagataacatcaataatgtggcatggaacataagaaattatcgatacgtcggagacgtatcagcatccccaagcttagttctgctcgtcccgagcaggtaaaacgataacacagataatttctggagtgacatgccatcataaccttgatcatactatttgtaaagcatatgtagtgaatgcagcgatcaaaacaatggtaatgacatgagtaaacaactgaatcataaagcaaagacttttcatgaatagtattttcaagacaagcatcaataagtcttgcataagagttaactcataaagcaataattcatagtaaaagcattgaagcaacacaaaagaagattaagtttcagcggttgctttcaactcataacatgtatatctcatgtatattgtcaacatagagtaatataataagtgcaataagcaagtatgtaggaatcaatacacagttcacacaagtgtttgcttcttgaggtggagagaaataggtgaactgactcaacattgaaagtaaaagaatggtcctccatagaggaaaagcatcgattgctatatttgtgctagagctttgattttgaaaacatgaaacaattttgtcaacggtagtaataaagcatatgtatcatgtaaattatatcttacaagttgcaagcctcatgcatagtgtactaatagtgcccgcaccttgtcctaattagcttggactaccggatcatcacaatgcacatgtttttaccaagtgtcacaaaggggtacctctatgccgcctgtacaaaggtctaaggagaaagctcgcattggatttctcgctattgattattcttcaacttagacatccataccgggacaacatagacaacagataatggactcctcttttatgcataagcatgtaacaacaattaataattttctcatttgagattgaggatatatgtccaaaactgaaacttccaccatggatcatggctttagttagcggcccaatgttcttctctaacaatatgcatgcttaaccataaggtggtagatctctcttacttcagacaagacggacatgcatagcaactcacatgaaattcaacaaagagtagttgatggcgtccccagtgaacatggttatcgcccaacaagcaacttaataagagataaagtgcataattacatattcaataccacaatagtttttaagctatttgtcccatgagctatatattgcaaaggtgatgatggaattttaaaggtagcactcaagcaatttactttggaatggcggaaaataccatgtagtaggtaggtatggtggacacaaatggcatagtggttggctcaagtattttggatgcatgagaagtattccctcccgatacaaggttttaggctagcaaggcttatttgaaacaaacacaaggatgaaccggtgcagcaaaactcacataaaagacatattgaaaacattataagactctacaccgtcttccttgttgttcaaactcaatactagaaattatctagaccttagagaaaccaaatatgcaaaccaaattatagcatgctctatgtatttcttcattaataggtgcaaagcatatgatgcaagagcttaaacatgagcacaacaattgccaagtatcacattacccaagaaatttatagcaattactacatgtatcattttccaattccaaccatataacaatttaacgaaggagaaacttcgccatgaatactatgagtagaaaccaaggacatacttgtccatatgctacagcggagcgtgtctctctcccataaagtgaatgctaggatccattttatttaaacacaaacaaaaataagaaacatacagacgctccaagcaaagcacataagatgtgatggaataaaaatatagtttcaggggaggaacctgataatgttgtcgatgaagaaggggatgccttgggcatccccaagcttagatgcttgagtcttcttgaaatatgcaggggtgaaccaccggggcatccccaagcttagagctttcactctccttgatcatgttgcatcatactcctctcttgatccttgaaaacttcctccacaccaaactcctcataaacttcattagaggggttagtacataatcaaaaactcacatgttcagaggtgacacaatcattcttaacacttctggacattgctcaaagctactggaaggtaatggaacaaagaaatccacccaacacagcgaaagaagcaatgcgaaataaaaggcagaatctgtcaaaacagaacagtccgtaaagacgaatttttaataaatacttccgttgctcagatcagaaaactcaaaactaatgaaagttgcgtacatatctgaggaacacgcacgtaaattggcatatttttctgatttttctacagagaaaacagcccagattcgtgacagatagaaatctgtttctgcgcagaaatccaaatctagtatcaaccttcgattagaggcttcacttggcacaaccaaacacaaaactaagataaggagaggttgctacagtagtaaacaacttccaagacacaaatataaaacaaaatactgtagcaaaataacacatgggttatctcccaagaagttctttctttatagccattaagatgggctcagcagttttaatgatccactcacaggaaatagtattcgaagcaaaagagagcttcaagaggcaaattcaaaacaaatttaagtctaacatgcttcctatgaagaggaatcttgtacacaaatgaattcatgaagaacaaagtgacaagcataagaggataaaacacgagtaactttaagattctcaacataaagaggggaaacttaatattattaagatgcatacgaccatatttccctctctcataataactttcagtagcatcattgatgaaatccacaatatacccatcacttaaaacattatcatgattcatatgcatagaagtatcattaattttggcataagaagagttcttctcactaatagtaactggagcaagattattatcaagaatttgaacatggaaaacaagttgcatattaagagaattgtttttggtaatccaatcatgactatgacaagtttcataaggatagttataacctatatcatagcattctttataataatcatcaaagatcggaggcacagtgtcatcataagaaatagaatagttatctttcacagtcggtttatctatgaccataccatcgttgttattagaaggagatgtatcaaacacataatgatcagtagcaaaagggttttcaaacacctcttccccaagcttagggctttctatatcattatgggaggaagcatggatagcactgacactatggcaattattatcatcatcattttcagaattagtttcccagagatttgcaatatcaaaagtagtgtgctcattcaaatcatgattgctaatgtatgtaaagggtataggaagatcatcgtattcagattcattatcacaataatcattaggagcaacatacttacggttacctagcgttatctcattcacgcggggatacgccgttacctctttctttttattcttcttcttcttcttcttcctcttcttcgttcccttcttcttcttcttctcttccttctcctcgttcccttctttaggaggatgaggcttgaagggtggctcgtccgcataacctgatttactttcagaaacaatagaagaaatttgggaggatccctccttttcattaattagttgaaaacacacagcggtcctatcatattttggcaaggtgtcatcttctaaaatattttgtatgtaagtatttgtatggctattatcaatgcaataagaaaaacacccatgcaggacatcatcaatatcaagatcactcatatgtaacaaagagatttttctcgacagttcttcacaccccaaaaataaagtaagttcatcatgctgattaggagtaatttcatcatcacaatacaaatttgcagcactcattgggttcaaattatcatcggaagagcattgaaaattaaaatgacccacttcatggcaaacttcacaaataaaaggatagagggcacaaacttttttaccaagatcatctagagccctaaaccactttctagttttttcattaatatgatggatacaatattcatcttcgatttgattaattccacaaggtctatgcattccacaaaaattaacatgcttataggaaatagcattcttaggagtttgagcatgctcattgcaataattaacaacaatttcattcttcatgcaagcctctttaaaaggttcatgatacttatcaaaattctttttaggcaattcaaaatgagaagcaaaggctttataaagatttgcagcaatttgagagtcaagaccataagtagcactcatatttcgaaattcatcggtatccataaaggcttcaatgcattcataatcataatttatacctgactctttaccttcattgttctcccatccttcagcattctcattaatccgatcaagaagatcccacctagcttcaacctccttgcttgtgaaagatccctccgaacacgcgtccagatagtccttgtgttgtcctgaaagcctcgcataaaaattgttaacaataacattacgggggagctcatgaatgggacatttgagcattagtgacttcagtctcccccacgcttgagaaatactctctccatcacgaggataaaagttataaatataattcctatcaatatgcacttcatgaggaggataaaatttagaataaaagagagatgcaatttcctcccaaccaagagaatgtctattctccaacaatttataccaatgcgccgctttacagaCATAAAcagagagaatagcttcttcctcacttcatccatagagatcctgcacacttgaataacccgcataattcgtgcaaaaacagtaaatgatctctaggatggacagttccatcccctttatagtggttgtccataacacgttcaataattttcataggtattttatacggaatactttcagcaggtggatttaaaatatcagaagcatcattagagttatcgcatatgtgagataaagcattatcagagcaaaatatttcttccaaagctgaggagcaaaaaagattatttttatataaactagcttccccaagcttagacttttccatagtattagcagtaattgcattcatactaataacatcgctactagcatgcaaataaggttccataggtttttttattttcgcatcaaacaattctaaatcaggaaaaagattaaaaagctcaccaatttttttgttgttttccattatgcctaactagtgtaaacaagaaacaaaaagatgcaattgcagaatctaaaggaaatagcttcgagtacttacaacgacggaaaatagcttggtagccgaggtccggagtgtgagtaccttttacctttcctccccaaagaacggcgccgagaaaatagcttgatgtctacttccccctccttttcctgtagacggtgttgggcctccaagagcagaggtttgtagaacagcagcaagttttcccttaagtggatcacccaaggtttatcgaactcgggaggaagaggtcaaagatatccctctcatgcaaccctgcaaccacaaagcaagaagtctcttgtgtccccaacacacctaataggtgcactagttcggcgaagagatagtgaaatacaggtggtataaatatatatgagcagtagcaacggtgccagaaaatagcttgctggcgtgtagttgatggtggtagtattgcagcagtagtaacgcgttaaaacaaagaaacaagcagcgatagcgatatttaggaacaaggcctagggattacactttcactagtggacactctcaacattgatcacataacagaatagataaatgcatactctacactcttgttggatgatgaacacattgcgtaggattacacgaaccctcaatgccggagttaacaagctccacaattagatgttcatatttaagtaaccttatagtgtaagatagatcaaaagactaaaccaagtactaacatagcatgcacactgtcaccttcatgcatatgtaggaggaatagatcacatcaatactatcatagcaataattaacttcataatctacaagagatcatgatcatagcataaaccaagtactaacacggatgcacacactgtcaccattacatcgtgcaggaggaatagaactactttaataacattgctagagtagcacatagataaattgtgatacaaaactcatatgaatctcaatcatgtaaagcagctcatgagattattgtattgaggtacatgagagagagatgaaccacatagctacagcggagccctcagcctcgggggtggattactccctcctcatcatggaggcagcaatggcggtgaagatggcggtgaagacggcggtggagatggctccgggggcaattccccgtcccggcagggtgccgaaacagagttctgtcccccgaattggagtttcgcgatggcggcggcgcccctggagtctttctggagtttcgtcaattggtatcagggttttcgatccaggggctttaaataggcgaagaggcggcgcaggagggtcgaaggggcgacgacaccatag encodes:
- the LOC127300498 gene encoding uncharacterized protein; this translates as MAASSSSSSAARCFPLLHETLLLSFKPRVFPDCLFEVDAKRTDPAAPIIVAAFEGDIPTIKRLAKQRKREGGSVEAVEGIKGSQSSRRLGALHVAAFAGKQKMCKFLIKDLRLDVNAAAEHGRYLCLRHKSSADSWFLENG